In a genomic window of Strix aluco isolate bStrAlu1 chromosome 3, bStrAlu1.hap1, whole genome shotgun sequence:
- the CEP162 gene encoding centrosomal protein of 162 kDa isoform X9, producing MGENYENMHVEKMQLQKSNGVAVSLSRDSLETNDSVLASGPNQSIVGVGLDTLEEQEEKEIFFAKLEREASSTIDYSRLNKELDSNDSVILAPFVRNEETEKGEEESAHEEKPGSYSEDFEEETHANPAFKTEGSQVNQNITSGVDLSPQEQEEGNTGMLAKVVLLDSQDSTTELQKAVETSGVALGEHYLPEEVSGIEMNEAGTSYGQTTSDIEALHQAYHHIDQSLGDTDEQKLHNSAVADSECLVQGVSQNNDIYSKNMSTIESDLPTVEELMKPIKGHSCNIRNFDVEPESPVKLVGSTANDLISHSPFKEHQHNAVWETNLLEKFNRQDSVFLQTAMNDNNFQRVTEKEIQTSEVQPDVLREKVVQDSLLSQGSKTKQALQSCYLKNERSESMTTKPMLYKNIRSPASSHKKKSSCGPHGVVRSSGYGKPSSPSKQSFPVNEKKMPKETSKKTSVKSKSPADRARSKEALFATRIIRSATNESTLKGSINRVMPGQSVVNNLGHQAVDYCRHDLSFSPIKTCDRELYLLKRVQVAEEDLNTARDLIQQLTSTVSQKEKEIETKIVELKTQHEKELSRLGQENYVLQSKLRSMEELTQEKRWTHHTATIPVTEEKLAQIQKEIEDQEVIIQGYQQENEKLYKQMKELQIQNKKNEEQMFKENQCLMSELIVLREKIEKTNTQSQIVQDSEPARNQSFTELISELRAAQKEEAKLQEEIRRLKQDKQALEVDLGQAKKERDLAKVEIASSSGEKSYEFKVMEESYKQEITHLKRRLQWYAENQDLLDKDAARLKDAREEIEKLKLEVEKLRTEAGNQCVQQKKRLQDRAADAKRIQDLERQIREMEGILKRRYPNSLPALIYAAAAEKTNDLSAKTNTVDFLERRIKKLETELEGKDDEAKKSLRAMEQQFQKIKIQYEQRLVELEQLLAYKSMSESPKLNGDKASSTELEQELQNLKTTHQITIKNLQTEIENLKSQNSQLKLKSKKDNKDLESTNSQMKEGNTKDRLLKLNEELVTKNKEIQDLTKTVEKLQKERMVMLSDNNLRNKPDNKENSTEILKKNTSATDKRNSSNSEPFLSIFNDDKIYHPHTFSDSNLSEVLQENAQLKEELERLSLEMNQQRVKSQATLAYSENNIRRIQEETAEYIASLKASHQREVEKILCQHAKEHSTSKVAELNSRISTQEILIKHLQEQISEQQRHQEALLVSQMREELLQKEVTKLLEELREAKECQSPEMKHFLCLEKKIKHIETRHAEREQEIQKATQLTQHITEARQTREAERWRRLAQWKTQELEKFRVELDSILDVLRELQKQGVVIPAPNCNGISITDSCWKT from the exons ATGGGAGAAAATTATGAGAATATGCATGTGGAAAAGATGCAGCTTCAGAAAAGTAATGGGGTTGCTGTCTCCTTAAGTAGAGACAGCCTGGAGACAAATG ATTCAGTTTTAGCTTCTGGGCCTAATCAAAGTATCGTGGGAGTTGGATTGGATACCttggaagagcaagaagaaaaagagatcttCTTTGCCAAACTTGAACGAGAAGCTTCCTCTACTATCGATTATTCAAGATTAAATAAAGAGCTGGATTCCAATGATTCTGTCATATTAGCACCATTTGTACG aaatgaagaaactgaaaaaggagaagaggaatcTGCACATGAGGAGAAACCTG GCAGCTACAGTGAAGATTTTGAAGAAGAAACACATGCTAATCCTGCTTTTAAAACTGAGGGAAGTCAGGTGAATCAAAACATCACGTCAGGAGTTGATTTAAGTCCTCAAGAACAG gAAGAAGGAAACACTGGCATGCTGGCTAAAG tTGTATTACTTGATTCACAAGATTCAACTACAGAACTTCAGAAGGCTGTTGAAACATCAGGAGTAGCTCTAGGTGAACATTATCTGCCTGAAGAAGTCAGTGGAATTGAAATGAATGAAGCAG GCACTTCCTATGGACAAACCACCAGCGACATTGAAGCGTTACACCAAGCATACCATCATATTGATCAGTCTTTGGGGGACACTGATGAGCAAAAACTGCACAATTCTGCAGTGGCAGACTCGGAATGCTTAGTGCAAGGTGTTTCACAAAATAATGACATCTATTCTAAAAACATGTCAACTATTGAATCAG ATTTGCCTACTGTGGAAGAATTGATGAAACCAATTAAAGGACATTCATGTAATATCAGAAATTTTGATGTGGAGCCTGAAAG TCCTGTGAAACTGGTAGGCAGCACAGCAAATGACCTCATCAGCCACTCACCCTTTAAAGAGCACCAGCATAATGCAGTTTGGGAGACAAACTTACTTGAAAAATTTAACAGACAAGATAGCGTCTTTCTGCAGACAGCTATGAATGACAATAACTTTCAGAGGGTGACTGAGAAAGAAATTCAGACAAGTGAAGTACAGCCTGATGTACTAAGAGAAAAAGTAGTACAAGACTCCCTGCTTTCACAAGGCAGCAAAACTAAACAA GCTCTTCAGTCTTGTTACTTGAAGAATGAAAGATCAGAATCAATGACAACTAAACCAATGTTATACAAGAATATCAGAAGTCCAGCATCTTCAcataaaaagaaatcttcatGTGGTCCTCATGGGGTGGTTAGAAGTTCTGGGTATGGGAAACCCAGTTCACCCTCAAAACAGTCTTTTCcagttaatgaaaagaaaatgccaaAAGAAACTTCCAAAAAGACCAGTGTGAAATCCAAAAGTCCTGCAGATAGAGCAAGATCTAAAG AAGCCCTATTTGCTACTAGGATAATAAGATCTGCAACAAATGAATCAACTTTGAAGGGAAGTATTAACAGAGTTATGCCTGGCCAATCAGTTGTTAATAATCTTGGACACCAGGCTGTGGATTATTGCAGGCAT GACTTATCATTTTCTCCTATCAAAACTTGTGATAGGGAACTATATTTGCTAAAACGAGTACAAGTTGCAGAGGAGGACCTGAATACAGCTCGTGATTTGATCCAACAGCTAACCAGCACAGTttcacaaaaagagaaagaaatagagaCAAAGATAGTAGAATTGAAAACACAGCATGAAAAAGAGCTTTCTCGGCTGGGTCAGGAAAACTATGTTCTTCAGAGTAAG ttaaGAAGTATGGAAGAGCTGACTCAAGAAAAGAGATGGACCCATCATACAGCAACAATTCCTGTCACTGAAGAAAaactagcacaaatacaaaaagaaattgaagatCAGGAGGTCATTATTCAAGGTTATCAGCAG GAAAATGAGAAGTTATACAAACAGATGAAAGAgctacaaatccaaaacaaaaaaaatgaggaacaaatgtttaagGAGAATCAGTGTTTAATGTCTGAATTAATAGTCCTAAG AGAAAAGATAGAGAAGACTAATACCCAGTCACAAATTGTGCAGGATTCTGAGCCAGCCAGAAATCAGAGTTTCACAGAATTGATTTCAGAGCTTCGAGCAGCACAG AAGGAAGAAGCTAAATTACAAGAAGAGATAAGACGTCTCAAACAAGATAAGCAAGCTCTTGAGGTAGACTTGGGACAAGCAAAGAAGGAGAGAGATTTAGCGAAAGTCGAGATTGCATCCTCATCAG GTGAGAAGTCTTATGAATTTAAAGTTATGGAAGAATCATACAAACAGGAAATTACTCATTTAAAAAGACGACTTCAGTGGTATGCAGAAAATCAAGATCTTCTGGATAAAGATGCAGCCCGTCTTAAAGATGCAAGAGAAGAAATTGAGAAGCTAAAACTAGAG GTTGAGAAGCTCAGAACTGAAGCTGGCAATCAGTGTGTGCAACAGAAGAAACGCTTGCAAGACAGAGCAGCAGATGCTAAAAGAATTCAGGATCTTGAACGACAA ATCAGAGAAATGGAAGGAATTCTAAAAAGACGGTATCCAAATTCTTTGCCTGCTTTGatttatgctgctgctgctgagaaaacTAATGATCTTTCAGCTAAAACAAACACAGTTGATTTTTTggagagaagaataaaaaagttaGAAACAGAACTTGAAGGTAAAGATGATGAAGCTAAAAAAAGCCTCCGTGCTATGGAACAACaatttcaaaaaataaag ATACAGTATGAGCAAAGACTTGTAGAGCTTGAGCAACTACTAGCCTACAAATCTATGAGTGAATCACCAAAACTAAATGGTGATAAAGCCAGTTCTACAGAACTTGAACAGGAGCTTCAGAATCTAAAGACGACCCATCAGATCACCATTAAAAACCTCCAGACAGAAATTGAAAACCTTAAAAGTCAAAATTCCCAATTAAAGCTCAAAAGTAAAAAGGATAATAAAGACTTAGAGTCCACAAACTCTCAAATGAAAGAAGGTAACACAAAAGACAGACTGTTAAAACTGAATGAAGAACTGGTcaccaaaaataaagaaatacaagaCCTTACAAAAACTGTAGAGAAACTTCAAAAAGAAAGGATGGTGATGTTGTCTGATAATAATTTGAGAAACAAACCTGATAATAAGGAAAACTCTACAGAGATCTTGAAAAAGAATACCTCAGCAACAGATAAAAGGAATTCCAGCAACAGTGAGCCCTTTCTAAGCATTTTCAATGATGACAAAATATACCACCCGCATACCTTTTCTGATTCTAATCTCTCGGAAGTTCTGCAAGAAAATGCACAGCTGAAAGAGGAGTTAGAAAGATTGTCTCTAGAAATGAACCAGCAGAGGGTGAAGTCTCAAGCAACACTGGCTTATTCTGAAAATAACATACGAAG GATACAGGAGGAGACAGCAGAATACATTGCATCTCTGAAAGCTTCCCATCAGAGGGAAGTGGAGAAGATTCTTTGCCAGCATGCAAAGGAGCATTCTACTTCTAAAGTAGCTGAACTAAACAGCAGAATTTCAACACAAGAG ATATTAATAAAACATCTCCAGGAACAAATCAGTGAACAACAGAGACATCAGGAAGCTCTTTTAGTTTCACAGATGCGAGAGGAACTCCTACAAAAAGAG GTGACAAAATTGTTGGAAGAACTGAGAGAAGCTAAGGAGTGCCAGAGTCCTGAAATGAAACACTTTTTGtgcctggaaaagaaaatcaagcatATAGAGACCAGACATGCAGAAAGAGAACAAGAAATTCAAAAG GCAACCCAACTAACACAACATATTACTGAAGCAAGGCAAACCCGTGAGGCTGAGCGGTGGCGAAGACTGGCACAGTGGAAGACTCAAGAGCTGGAGAAATTTCGAGTGGAATTGGATTCAATATTAGATGTTTTACGTGAACTACAGAAGCAAGGGGTGGTTATTCCTGCACCTAATTGCAATGGAATCAGCATAACAGACAGCTGTTGGAAGACATGA
- the CEP162 gene encoding centrosomal protein of 162 kDa isoform X10, whose translation MKINSNVRERDEGAIQAAVVKNAECRGNFQYENSWRIRILESFRNEETEKGEEESAHEEKPGSYSEDFEEETHANPAFKTEGSQVNQNITSGVDLSPQEQEEGNTGMLAKVVLLDSQDSTTELQKAVETSGVALGEHYLPEEVSGIEMNEAGTSYGQTTSDIEALHQAYHHIDQSLGDTDEQKLHNSAVADSECLVQGVSQNNDIYSKNMSTIESDLPTVEELMKPIKGHSCNIRNFDVEPESPVKLVGSTANDLISHSPFKEHQHNAVWETNLLEKFNRQDSVFLQTAMNDNNFQRVTEKEIQTSEVQPDVLREKVVQDSLLSQGSKTKQALQSCYLKNERSESMTTKPMLYKNIRSPASSHKKKSSCGPHGVVRSSGYGKPSSPSKQSFPVNEKKMPKETSKKTSVKSKSPADRARSKEALFATRIIRSATNESTLKGSINRVMPGQSVVNNLGHQAVDYCRHDLSFSPIKTCDRELYLLKRVQVAEEDLNTARDLIQQLTSTVSQKEKEIETKIVELKTQHEKELSRLGQENYVLQSKLRSMEELTQEKRWTHHTATIPVTEEKLAQIQKEIEDQEVIIQGYQQENEKLYKQMKELQIQNKKNEEQMFKENQCLMSELIVLREKIEKTNTQSQIVQDSEPARNQSFTELISELRAAQKEEAKLQEEIRRLKQDKQALEVDLGQAKKERDLAKVEIASSSGEKSYEFKVMEESYKQEITHLKRRLQWYAENQDLLDKDAARLKDAREEIEKLKLEVEKLRTEAGNQCVQQKKRLQDRAADAKRIQDLERQIREMEGILKRRYPNSLPALIYAAAAEKTNDLSAKTNTVDFLERRIKKLETELEGKDDEAKKSLRAMEQQFQKIKIQYEQRLVELEQLLAYKSMSESPKLNGDKASSTELEQELQNLKTTHQITIKNLQTEIENLKSQNSQLKLKSKKDNKDLESTNSQMKEGNTKDRLLKLNEELVTKNKEIQDLTKTVEKLQKERMVMLSDNNLRNKPDNKENSTEILKKNTSATDKRNSSNSEPFLSIFNDDKIYHPHTFSDSNLSEVLQENAQLKEELERLSLEMNQQRVKSQATLAYSENNIRRIQEETAEYIASLKASHQREVEKILCQHAKEHSTSKVAELNSRISTQEILIKHLQEQISEQQRHQEALLVSQMREELLQKEVTKLLEELREAKECQSPEMKHFLCLEKKIKHIETRHAEREQEIQKATQLTQHITEARQTREAERWRRLAQWKTQELEKFRVELDSILDVLRELQKQGVVIPAPNCNGISITDSCWKT comes from the exons atgaaaataaattcaaacgTGAGAGAAAGGGATGAAGGGGCAATTCAGGCTGCTGTTGTGAAAAATGCTGAGTGCAGAGGAAACTTCCAATATGAAAACAGTTGGAGGATCAGAATTCTGGAGAGTTTCAG aaatgaagaaactgaaaaaggagaagaggaatcTGCACATGAGGAGAAACCTG GCAGCTACAGTGAAGATTTTGAAGAAGAAACACATGCTAATCCTGCTTTTAAAACTGAGGGAAGTCAGGTGAATCAAAACATCACGTCAGGAGTTGATTTAAGTCCTCAAGAACAG gAAGAAGGAAACACTGGCATGCTGGCTAAAG tTGTATTACTTGATTCACAAGATTCAACTACAGAACTTCAGAAGGCTGTTGAAACATCAGGAGTAGCTCTAGGTGAACATTATCTGCCTGAAGAAGTCAGTGGAATTGAAATGAATGAAGCAG GCACTTCCTATGGACAAACCACCAGCGACATTGAAGCGTTACACCAAGCATACCATCATATTGATCAGTCTTTGGGGGACACTGATGAGCAAAAACTGCACAATTCTGCAGTGGCAGACTCGGAATGCTTAGTGCAAGGTGTTTCACAAAATAATGACATCTATTCTAAAAACATGTCAACTATTGAATCAG ATTTGCCTACTGTGGAAGAATTGATGAAACCAATTAAAGGACATTCATGTAATATCAGAAATTTTGATGTGGAGCCTGAAAG TCCTGTGAAACTGGTAGGCAGCACAGCAAATGACCTCATCAGCCACTCACCCTTTAAAGAGCACCAGCATAATGCAGTTTGGGAGACAAACTTACTTGAAAAATTTAACAGACAAGATAGCGTCTTTCTGCAGACAGCTATGAATGACAATAACTTTCAGAGGGTGACTGAGAAAGAAATTCAGACAAGTGAAGTACAGCCTGATGTACTAAGAGAAAAAGTAGTACAAGACTCCCTGCTTTCACAAGGCAGCAAAACTAAACAA GCTCTTCAGTCTTGTTACTTGAAGAATGAAAGATCAGAATCAATGACAACTAAACCAATGTTATACAAGAATATCAGAAGTCCAGCATCTTCAcataaaaagaaatcttcatGTGGTCCTCATGGGGTGGTTAGAAGTTCTGGGTATGGGAAACCCAGTTCACCCTCAAAACAGTCTTTTCcagttaatgaaaagaaaatgccaaAAGAAACTTCCAAAAAGACCAGTGTGAAATCCAAAAGTCCTGCAGATAGAGCAAGATCTAAAG AAGCCCTATTTGCTACTAGGATAATAAGATCTGCAACAAATGAATCAACTTTGAAGGGAAGTATTAACAGAGTTATGCCTGGCCAATCAGTTGTTAATAATCTTGGACACCAGGCTGTGGATTATTGCAGGCAT GACTTATCATTTTCTCCTATCAAAACTTGTGATAGGGAACTATATTTGCTAAAACGAGTACAAGTTGCAGAGGAGGACCTGAATACAGCTCGTGATTTGATCCAACAGCTAACCAGCACAGTttcacaaaaagagaaagaaatagagaCAAAGATAGTAGAATTGAAAACACAGCATGAAAAAGAGCTTTCTCGGCTGGGTCAGGAAAACTATGTTCTTCAGAGTAAG ttaaGAAGTATGGAAGAGCTGACTCAAGAAAAGAGATGGACCCATCATACAGCAACAATTCCTGTCACTGAAGAAAaactagcacaaatacaaaaagaaattgaagatCAGGAGGTCATTATTCAAGGTTATCAGCAG GAAAATGAGAAGTTATACAAACAGATGAAAGAgctacaaatccaaaacaaaaaaaatgaggaacaaatgtttaagGAGAATCAGTGTTTAATGTCTGAATTAATAGTCCTAAG AGAAAAGATAGAGAAGACTAATACCCAGTCACAAATTGTGCAGGATTCTGAGCCAGCCAGAAATCAGAGTTTCACAGAATTGATTTCAGAGCTTCGAGCAGCACAG AAGGAAGAAGCTAAATTACAAGAAGAGATAAGACGTCTCAAACAAGATAAGCAAGCTCTTGAGGTAGACTTGGGACAAGCAAAGAAGGAGAGAGATTTAGCGAAAGTCGAGATTGCATCCTCATCAG GTGAGAAGTCTTATGAATTTAAAGTTATGGAAGAATCATACAAACAGGAAATTACTCATTTAAAAAGACGACTTCAGTGGTATGCAGAAAATCAAGATCTTCTGGATAAAGATGCAGCCCGTCTTAAAGATGCAAGAGAAGAAATTGAGAAGCTAAAACTAGAG GTTGAGAAGCTCAGAACTGAAGCTGGCAATCAGTGTGTGCAACAGAAGAAACGCTTGCAAGACAGAGCAGCAGATGCTAAAAGAATTCAGGATCTTGAACGACAA ATCAGAGAAATGGAAGGAATTCTAAAAAGACGGTATCCAAATTCTTTGCCTGCTTTGatttatgctgctgctgctgagaaaacTAATGATCTTTCAGCTAAAACAAACACAGTTGATTTTTTggagagaagaataaaaaagttaGAAACAGAACTTGAAGGTAAAGATGATGAAGCTAAAAAAAGCCTCCGTGCTATGGAACAACaatttcaaaaaataaag ATACAGTATGAGCAAAGACTTGTAGAGCTTGAGCAACTACTAGCCTACAAATCTATGAGTGAATCACCAAAACTAAATGGTGATAAAGCCAGTTCTACAGAACTTGAACAGGAGCTTCAGAATCTAAAGACGACCCATCAGATCACCATTAAAAACCTCCAGACAGAAATTGAAAACCTTAAAAGTCAAAATTCCCAATTAAAGCTCAAAAGTAAAAAGGATAATAAAGACTTAGAGTCCACAAACTCTCAAATGAAAGAAGGTAACACAAAAGACAGACTGTTAAAACTGAATGAAGAACTGGTcaccaaaaataaagaaatacaagaCCTTACAAAAACTGTAGAGAAACTTCAAAAAGAAAGGATGGTGATGTTGTCTGATAATAATTTGAGAAACAAACCTGATAATAAGGAAAACTCTACAGAGATCTTGAAAAAGAATACCTCAGCAACAGATAAAAGGAATTCCAGCAACAGTGAGCCCTTTCTAAGCATTTTCAATGATGACAAAATATACCACCCGCATACCTTTTCTGATTCTAATCTCTCGGAAGTTCTGCAAGAAAATGCACAGCTGAAAGAGGAGTTAGAAAGATTGTCTCTAGAAATGAACCAGCAGAGGGTGAAGTCTCAAGCAACACTGGCTTATTCTGAAAATAACATACGAAG GATACAGGAGGAGACAGCAGAATACATTGCATCTCTGAAAGCTTCCCATCAGAGGGAAGTGGAGAAGATTCTTTGCCAGCATGCAAAGGAGCATTCTACTTCTAAAGTAGCTGAACTAAACAGCAGAATTTCAACACAAGAG ATATTAATAAAACATCTCCAGGAACAAATCAGTGAACAACAGAGACATCAGGAAGCTCTTTTAGTTTCACAGATGCGAGAGGAACTCCTACAAAAAGAG GTGACAAAATTGTTGGAAGAACTGAGAGAAGCTAAGGAGTGCCAGAGTCCTGAAATGAAACACTTTTTGtgcctggaaaagaaaatcaagcatATAGAGACCAGACATGCAGAAAGAGAACAAGAAATTCAAAAG GCAACCCAACTAACACAACATATTACTGAAGCAAGGCAAACCCGTGAGGCTGAGCGGTGGCGAAGACTGGCACAGTGGAAGACTCAAGAGCTGGAGAAATTTCGAGTGGAATTGGATTCAATATTAGATGTTTTACGTGAACTACAGAAGCAAGGGGTGGTTATTCCTGCACCTAATTGCAATGGAATCAGCATAACAGACAGCTGTTGGAAGACATGA